Proteins encoded by one window of Arachis ipaensis cultivar K30076 chromosome B04, Araip1.1, whole genome shotgun sequence:
- the LOC107635246 gene encoding subtilisin-like protease Glyma18g48580 isoform X1 (The sequence of the model RefSeq protein was modified relative to this genomic sequence to represent the inferred CDS: added 30 bases not found in genome assembly) — translation MLCLPSNSHIQMGKSSFYYLNLPLIITISFLLIAFLPDAVHSSKKCYIVYLGAHSHGPNPTSVDLEAATNYHYNLLGSVLGSHEKGKEAIIYSYNKHINGFAALLEEEEAAHVAKIPNVVSVFLTKEHKLHTTRSWEFLGLHRNDKNSAWPKGRFGENTIIANIDTGVWPESQSFSDKGYGPIPSKWRGGNVCQIPDNKKNPCNRKLIGARYYNSAFQAYNGKLNPLLLTARDFVGHGTHTLSTAGGNFVAGASVFAVGNGTAKGGSPRARVAAYKVCWSLTDPASCYGADVLAAIDQALSDGVDIISLSAGGRYLVAPEDIFTDEVSIGAFHAISRNVLLVASAGNDGPTPGTVLNVAPWVFTIAASTIDRDFSSTITLSNGQRITGASLFVNLPQNQAFSLIDANDAKLANASIQDALLCRPGTLDPAKVTGKIVACLREGKIKSVSEGNEAKNAGAKGMFLRNQQQNGNTLLAEPHVLSTVGDHGSHPPYRPPALPTRNPTSLTTSSRAPVAASLASSITVRFSSARTLYGRKPAPVMASFSSRGPNKIQPSILKPDVTAPGVNILAAYSLFASASDLLTDNRRGFPFNVMQGTSMSCPHAAGIAGLLRTLHPTWSPAAIKSAIMTTATTLDNTNKPIQDAFDHKLANPFAYGSGHVQPNRAIEPGLVYDLHLNDYLNFLCASGYNQQLISALNFNRTFICKGTHTIDDLNYPSITLPNLKLSPLTITRTLTNVGPPGTYNATAKLDGCKITVVPNSLTFTKINEKKTFRVTIQASIVIKLYKYQFGELLWTDGKHRVRSPITVRRRR, via the exons ATGCTATGTCTGCCAAGCAATTCCCACATTCAAATGGGCAAATCTAGTTTTTACTACCTTAATCTTCCCCTTATTATTACCATATCATTTCTTCTCATAGCATTTTTGCCGGATGCTGTTCATAGCAGCAAAAAG tGCTACATTGTATACCTAGGAGCACATTCTCATGGCCCAAACCCTACCTCTGTTGACCTTGAAGCCGCAACAAATTATCATTACAATTTACTAGGTTCAGTTTTGGGAAG TTCATATAATAAGCACATAAATGGTTTTGCTGCGCTTCTTGAAGAGGAAGAAGCAGCACATGTTGCAA AAATACCGAATGTGGTGTCTGTGTTCTTGACCAAGGAGCACAAATTGCACACAACCCGGTCATGGGAATTTCTTGGACTACACAGAAATGACAAGAACTCAGCATGGCCAAAGGGAAGATTTGGTGAAAATACGATCATTGCTAACATTGACAcag GAGTTTGGCCAGAATCACAGAGTTTCAGTGACAAAGGATATGGCCCCATTCCATCAAAATGGCGCGGTGGTAATGTCTGTCAAATACCTGATAACAAGAAAAATCCTTGCAACAG GAAGTTAATTGGAGCAAGATACTACAACAGTGCTTTCCAAGCTTACAATGGGAAGCTAAACCCGTTGCTACTGACAGCACGTGACTTCGTGGGGCATGGGACCCACACTCTGTCAACGGCAGGTGGCAACTTTGTGGCAGGTGCAAGCGTGTTTGCGGTTGGGAATGGCACCGCAAAGGGTGGGTCTCCAAGAGCCAGAGTTGCGGCTTACAAGGTTTGTTGGTCGCTAACTGACCCAGCCAGTTGCTATGGCGCCGATGTGTTGGCCGCAATAGACCAAGCCTTAAGCGACGGTGTTGATATCATCTCGCTCTCTGCTGGTGGCCGGTATTTAGTTGCCCCTGAAGATATCTTCACTGATGAAGTCTCCATTGGTGCCTTCCATGCAATTTCTAGAAATGTTCTTTTGGTTGCTTCTGCGGGAAATGATGGACCCACACCTGGAACCGTTTTGAATGTGGCTCCTTGGGTCTTCACAATTGCTGCTAGCACCATTGATAGGGACTTCAGCAGCACTATCACTCTTAGTAATGGTCAACGGATCACG GGTGCGAGTCTTTTCGTAAACTTGCCACAAAACCAAGCATTTTCTTTGATCGATGCCAATGATGCTAAACTTGCCAATGCGTCAATACAAGATGC TTTACTTTGTAGGCCAGGAACACTTGACCCAGCAAAAGTAACGGGGAAAATAGTGGCATGCTTGagagaaggaaaaataaaatcaGTTAGTGAGGGGAATGAAGCGAAGAATGCAGGTGCAAAGGGAATGTTCTTGCGCAATCAACAGCAAAATGGGAATACTCTTCTTGCTGAGCCTCATGTTTTGTCAACAGTTGGCGATCATGGTTCACATCCACCATATAGGCCGCCTGCTCTGCCAACCAGGAATCCTACTTCTTTAACAACTTCAAG cagGGCTCCTGTAGCGGCCTCGTTGGCCTCGTCTATCACAGTAAGATTCTCGTCGGCAAGAACCCTCTATGGAAGAAAGCCAGCTCCAGTTATGGCTTCGTTCTCCTCTAGGGGACCCAACAAAATTCAGCCATCCATACTCAAG CCTGATGTAACTGCACCTGGGGTGAACATACTTGCTGCATATTCACTATTCGCAAGTGCATCTGACCTATTAACAGACAACCGTCGAGGATTTCCATTTAACGTGATGCAAGGAACTTCTATGTCTTGTCCTCATGCTGCCGGCATAGCTGGACTTCTCAGAACCCTTCATCCTACTTGGAGTCCGGCAGCTATCAAATCAGCAATTATGACCACCG CAACCACATTGGACAACACAAACAAGCCGATTCAAGATGCATTTGATCATAAATTAGCAAACCCATTTGCTTACGGTTCAGGGCATGTTCAACCAAACCGTGCAATAGAGCCAGGACTTGTTTATGATCTACACCTCAACGATTACCTAAACTTCTTATGTGCCTCTGGATACAACCAACAACTCATTTCGGCACTTAATTTCAACAGGACTTTCATTTGTAAAGGAACTCACACCATAGATGACTTAAACTATCCTTCAATCACATTACCAAATCTTAAGTTGAGTCCGCTAACAATTACTCGTACACTCACCAATGTTGGTCCCCCAGGCACATATAATGCAACTGCCAAATTAGATGGATGCAAAATTACTGTTGTGCCCAACTCCTTAACTTTCACAAAGATCAACGAGAAGAAGACATTTAGAGTTACCATACAGGCTTCAATTGTGATTAAGCTTTATAAATATCAATTTGGGGAATTGTTGTGGACCGATGGAAAGCACAGAGTTAGAAGTCCCATTACAGTACGACGCCGCAGGTGA
- the LOC107635246 gene encoding subtilisin-like protease Glyma18g48580 isoform X2 (The sequence of the model RefSeq protein was modified relative to this genomic sequence to represent the inferred CDS: added 30 bases not found in genome assembly): MLCLPSNSHIQMGKSSFYYLNLPLIITISFLLIAFLPDAVHSSKKCYIVYLGAHSHGPNPTSVDLEAATNYHYNLLGSVLGSHEKGKEAIIYSYNKHINGFAALLEEEEAAHVAKIPNVVSVFLTKEHKLHTTRSWEFLGLHRNDKNSAWPKGRFGENTIIANIDTGVWPESQSFSDKGYGPIPSKWRGGNVCQIPDNKKNPCNRKLIGARYYNSAFQAYNGKLNPLLLTARDFVGHGTHTLSTAGGNFVAGASVFAVGNGTAKGGSPRARVAAYKVCWSLTDPASCYGADVLAAIDQALSDGVDIISLSAGGRYLVAPEDIFTDEVSIGAFHAISRNVLLVASAGNDGPTPGTVLNVAPWVFTIAASTIDRDFSSTITLSNGQRITGASLFVNLPQNQAFSLIDANDAKLANASIQDALLCRPGTLDPAKVTGKIVACLREGKIKSVSEGNEAKNAGAKGMFLRNQQQNGNTLLAEPHVLSTVGDHGSHPPYRPPALPTRNPTSLTTSRAPVAASLASSITVRFSSARTLYGRKPAPVMASFSSRGPNKIQPSILKPDVTAPGVNILAAYSLFASASDLLTDNRRGFPFNVMQGTSMSCPHAAGIAGLLRTLHPTWSPAAIKSAIMTTATTLDNTNKPIQDAFDHKLANPFAYGSGHVQPNRAIEPGLVYDLHLNDYLNFLCASGYNQQLISALNFNRTFICKGTHTIDDLNYPSITLPNLKLSPLTITRTLTNVGPPGTYNATAKLDGCKITVVPNSLTFTKINEKKTFRVTIQASIVIKLYKYQFGELLWTDGKHRVRSPITVRRRR; encoded by the exons ATGCTATGTCTGCCAAGCAATTCCCACATTCAAATGGGCAAATCTAGTTTTTACTACCTTAATCTTCCCCTTATTATTACCATATCATTTCTTCTCATAGCATTTTTGCCGGATGCTGTTCATAGCAGCAAAAAG tGCTACATTGTATACCTAGGAGCACATTCTCATGGCCCAAACCCTACCTCTGTTGACCTTGAAGCCGCAACAAATTATCATTACAATTTACTAGGTTCAGTTTTGGGAAG TTCATATAATAAGCACATAAATGGTTTTGCTGCGCTTCTTGAAGAGGAAGAAGCAGCACATGTTGCAA AAATACCGAATGTGGTGTCTGTGTTCTTGACCAAGGAGCACAAATTGCACACAACCCGGTCATGGGAATTTCTTGGACTACACAGAAATGACAAGAACTCAGCATGGCCAAAGGGAAGATTTGGTGAAAATACGATCATTGCTAACATTGACAcag GAGTTTGGCCAGAATCACAGAGTTTCAGTGACAAAGGATATGGCCCCATTCCATCAAAATGGCGCGGTGGTAATGTCTGTCAAATACCTGATAACAAGAAAAATCCTTGCAACAG GAAGTTAATTGGAGCAAGATACTACAACAGTGCTTTCCAAGCTTACAATGGGAAGCTAAACCCGTTGCTACTGACAGCACGTGACTTCGTGGGGCATGGGACCCACACTCTGTCAACGGCAGGTGGCAACTTTGTGGCAGGTGCAAGCGTGTTTGCGGTTGGGAATGGCACCGCAAAGGGTGGGTCTCCAAGAGCCAGAGTTGCGGCTTACAAGGTTTGTTGGTCGCTAACTGACCCAGCCAGTTGCTATGGCGCCGATGTGTTGGCCGCAATAGACCAAGCCTTAAGCGACGGTGTTGATATCATCTCGCTCTCTGCTGGTGGCCGGTATTTAGTTGCCCCTGAAGATATCTTCACTGATGAAGTCTCCATTGGTGCCTTCCATGCAATTTCTAGAAATGTTCTTTTGGTTGCTTCTGCGGGAAATGATGGACCCACACCTGGAACCGTTTTGAATGTGGCTCCTTGGGTCTTCACAATTGCTGCTAGCACCATTGATAGGGACTTCAGCAGCACTATCACTCTTAGTAATGGTCAACGGATCACG GGTGCGAGTCTTTTCGTAAACTTGCCACAAAACCAAGCATTTTCTTTGATCGATGCCAATGATGCTAAACTTGCCAATGCGTCAATACAAGATGC TTTACTTTGTAGGCCAGGAACACTTGACCCAGCAAAAGTAACGGGGAAAATAGTGGCATGCTTGagagaaggaaaaataaaatcaGTTAGTGAGGGGAATGAAGCGAAGAATGCAGGTGCAAAGGGAATGTTCTTGCGCAATCAACAGCAAAATGGGAATACTCTTCTTGCTGAGCCTCATGTTTTGTCAACAGTTGGCGATCATGGTTCACATCCACCATATAGGCCGCCTGCTCTGCCAACCAGGAATCCTACTTCTTTAACAACTTCAAG GGCTCCTGTAGCGGCCTCGTTGGCCTCGTCTATCACAGTAAGATTCTCGTCGGCAAGAACCCTCTATGGAAGAAAGCCAGCTCCAGTTATGGCTTCGTTCTCCTCTAGGGGACCCAACAAAATTCAGCCATCCATACTCAAG CCTGATGTAACTGCACCTGGGGTGAACATACTTGCTGCATATTCACTATTCGCAAGTGCATCTGACCTATTAACAGACAACCGTCGAGGATTTCCATTTAACGTGATGCAAGGAACTTCTATGTCTTGTCCTCATGCTGCCGGCATAGCTGGACTTCTCAGAACCCTTCATCCTACTTGGAGTCCGGCAGCTATCAAATCAGCAATTATGACCACCG CAACCACATTGGACAACACAAACAAGCCGATTCAAGATGCATTTGATCATAAATTAGCAAACCCATTTGCTTACGGTTCAGGGCATGTTCAACCAAACCGTGCAATAGAGCCAGGACTTGTTTATGATCTACACCTCAACGATTACCTAAACTTCTTATGTGCCTCTGGATACAACCAACAACTCATTTCGGCACTTAATTTCAACAGGACTTTCATTTGTAAAGGAACTCACACCATAGATGACTTAAACTATCCTTCAATCACATTACCAAATCTTAAGTTGAGTCCGCTAACAATTACTCGTACACTCACCAATGTTGGTCCCCCAGGCACATATAATGCAACTGCCAAATTAGATGGATGCAAAATTACTGTTGTGCCCAACTCCTTAACTTTCACAAAGATCAACGAGAAGAAGACATTTAGAGTTACCATACAGGCTTCAATTGTGATTAAGCTTTATAAATATCAATTTGGGGAATTGTTGTGGACCGATGGAAAGCACAGAGTTAGAAGTCCCATTACAGTACGACGCCGCAGGTGA
- the LOC107635247 gene encoding MDIS1-interacting receptor like kinase 2-like encodes MFQKIRVMMACRVTICIVLSVLINMASAAIDENREANALLKWKATLDSQSQVKLSSWNNGTSPCRWRGIQCDKTKSITSMDIQNFGLKGTLHTLTFSSFPNLLSINIYNNLFHGTIPPQIANLSRVNQLNLSKNFFEGSIPKEIFTLTSLRGLDLFECHLSGQIPESIGNLSNLTYLDFGNNNLSGHIPTGIGKLTNLEYFSFINNYLSGSIPMEIGMMTNLQTIEFSYNTLSGVIPSTIGNLSNLQQIYIPNNTLSGPIPPSIWNMSTLTLIWLFGNELSGSIPNYIDNLAPNLNSLSLEGNHLSGSIPPTLGNLTKLTELYLRFNNFSGPIPSSIGNLFNLNYLTFQYNKLSGSIPDTIGNLKSLFSLELSNNMLTGSIPQGINNMTLLQDFLVAQNNFTGHLPPQICSGESLLYFAAEHNRFTGPVPRSLKNCSSIVRITLEGNQLEGDISKDFGIYPNLKHIDLSDNKFYGQISSNWGKCHSLQNLIISNNNVSSGIPPQIVKATKLGRIQLSSNRLTGKIPKELGRMKSLLELKISDNLLSGNIPTELGSLQNLQILHLAGNELSGNIPTEVVELPNLLELNLSNNKLEGGIPSHFGSFQPLSSLDLSRNFLNGTIPNVLGQLTHLQLLNLSHNNLSGNIPSTFGGMSTLTSVNVSYNQLEGPLPESKAFRTATIESLKGNKGLCGNVTGLVQCKTNSYSQKSHKAMQLVLFLIFGILVLVLCVVGVLMYIICRSVRKKEDSAKEIQSEEHFSIWSHDGKMAFETIIEATKNFDDKYLIGFGGQGSVYRAELPSGMVVAVKKIHAESDPEDKSNLKSFKSEIEALTEIKHRNIIKLYGFCQHSRFSFLVYEFLEGGSLDQVLSNEAEASAFDWKKRVNVVRGVANALSYIHHDCVPPIVHRDISSKNILLDSEDEAHVSDFGTAKFLKPGSNWTTLAVTYGYGAPELAQSLEVTTKSDVYSFGVLCFEILVGKHPGDMINSLLSPSTASITYNLLLVDVIDQRPPHPEKSVAGEIMLITKWALECLSQNPQFRPSMHQVSKELMMGKSPFSDDHFPMIRLGQLNQELLEAPLV; translated from the exons ATGTTCCAAAAAATCAGGGTTATGATGGCATGCAGGGTAACTATATGCATAGTTCTTAGTGTCCTCATAAATATGGCCTCAGCTGCAATTGATGAAAACAGGGAAGCAAATGCACTCTTGAAGTGGAAGGCCACTCTTGACAGCCAAAGCCAAGTTAAGTTGTCATCTTGGAACAACGGCACAAGTCCATGCAGATGGAGAGGAATTCAGTGTGATAAAACAAAGTCAATCACAAGCATGGATATTCAAAATTTTGGACTCAAAGGTACACTCCATACTCTCACCTTCTCTTCATTCCCCAACCTCCTTAGCATAAACATATACAACAACTTATTCCATGGAACCATTCCCCCACAGATTGCTAACTTGTCCAGAGTTAATCAATTGAACTTGTCCAAAAACTTCTTTGAGGGTTCCATTCCTAAAGAGATCTTCACCTTGACAAGTCTTCGCGGGCTTGATCTTTTCGAATGCCATCTAAGTGGCCAAATCCCTGAGTCTATAGGAAATTTGTCCAACTTAACATATCTAGATTTTGGAAACAACAATCTCTCTGGCCACATTCCTACTGGGATTGGCAAATTGACCAACCTTGagtatttttcttttataaataattatcttTCTGGTTCCATTCCAATGGAAATAGGAATGATGACAAACCTTCAGACGATTGAATTCTCATATAACACTCTCTCTGGTGTTATCCCTTCTACAATTGGTAACTTGAGCAATCTGCAACAAATTTACATTCCTAATAACACACTGTCTGGACCAATCCCACCCTCTATCTGGAACATGTCTACTTTGACCTTGATATGGCTCTTTGGCAATGAACTTTCCGGATCTATCCCAAATTACATAGATAACTTAGCCCCCAATTTGAATTCCCTTTCACTTGAGGGCAACCACCTTTCTGGCTCCATTCCTCCCACACTTGGAAATTTGACAAAGCTCACCGAACTATACCTGAGATTTAACAATTTTTCTGGACCAATTCCTTCCTCTATAGGTAATCTGTTCAATTTGAACTACTTGACTTTCCAATATAATAAACTCAGTGGATCCATTCCTGACACAATTGGAAACTTGAAAAGCCTCTTTTCATTAGAATTGTCCAACAACATGCTTACTGGCTCCATCCCACAGGGCATTAATAACATGACATTGTTGCAAGATTTTTTAGTGGCCCAAAATAATTTCACCGGTCATTTGCCACCTCAAATCTGCTCAGGTGAGTCACTCTTGTACTTTGCTGCTGAGCACAACCGTTTTACCGGTCCAGttccaagaagcttgaagaaTTGCTCTAGTATTGTTAGAATCACATTAGAGGGAAACCAGTTGGAAGGTGACATATCGAAAGACTTTGGCATATATCCCAATTTGAAACATATTGATTTGAGTGATAATAAATTTTATGGCCAAATTTCATCAAACTGGGGCAAATGTCATAGTCTTCAGAACTTGATCATATCCAACAATAATGTTTCCAGTGGTATACCACCACAAATTGTGAAGGCTACCAAACTTGGCAGGATTCAACTTTCCTCAAACCGATTGACAGGGAAGATTCCGAAAGAATTAGGGAGAATGAAAAGTTTGCTTGAACTCAAGATCAGTGATAATCTTCTCTCAGGAAACATTCCAACAGAATTAGGATCACTGCAGAATTTGCAAATCTTGCATCTAGCAGGAAATGAGTTGAGTGGTAACATACCAACAGAAGTTGTTGAGTTACCCAACTTGTTGGAATTGAATTTGAGCAACAACAAGCTAGAGGGAGGCATCCCCTCTCACTTTGGTTCATTCCAACCTCTATCTTCTCTTGATCTTAGCAGGAATTTCTTGAATGGAACTATTCCAAATGTGCTTGGACAGTTGACGCACTTGCAGTTGTTGAACCTCTCACACAATAATCTCTCTGGCAATATTCCATCCACTTTTGGTGGCATGTCAACCTTGACATCTGTCAATGTATCATACAACCAGTTAGAAGGGCCACTTCCAGAAAGTAAGGCCTTTCGCACTGCTACAATTGAGTCACTGAAAGGTAACAAAGGCTTGTGTGGTAATGTCACTGGCTTGGTGCAATGCAAAACTAATAGCTATAGCCAAAAGAGTCACAAGGCCATGCAATTAGTATTGTTTCTTATCTTTGGAATACTAGTACTTGTGCTTTGTGTGGTGGGTGTTTTAATGTATATTATTTGTAGAAGTGTGAGAAAGAAAGAAGACTCAGCCAAAGAAATACAATCAGAAGAACACTTTTCCATATGGAGCCATGATGGAAAAATGGCATTTGAAACTATCATTGAAGCTACCAAGAATTTTGATGACAAATATCTCATTGGATTTGGAGGGCAAGGATCTGTTTACAGAGCTGAGTTACCTTCAGGTATGGTTGTTGCTGTGAAGAAAATTCATGCAGAATCAGATCCAGAGGACAAGTCCAATTTGAAATCATTTAAAAGTGAAATTGAAGCACTGACAGAAATCAAGCACCGCAACATCATAAAGCTATATGGATTTTGCCAGCATTCCCGGTTCTCttttttggtttatgaattcctgGAAGGTGGCAGTTTGGATCAAGTACTAAGCAATGAAGCAGAAGCAAGTGCATTTGATTGGAAGAAGCGAGTGAATGTGGTTAGAGGAGTTGCTAATGCTTTATCATATATCCATCATGATTGCGTGCCCCCTATAGTTCATCGTGACATATCAAGCAAGAATATTCTTCTGGATTCAGAAGATGAAGCTCATGTCTCTGATTTTGGGACAGCTAAGTTTCTAAAGCCAGGTTCAAATTGGACCACACTTGCAGTCACCTATGGCTATGGTGCTCCAG AACTTGCTCAGAGTTTGGAGGTGACTACAAAAAGTGATGTGTATAGCTTTGGAGTGCTTTGTTTCGAAATCCTTGTGGGAAAGCATCCGGGAGATATGATCAATTCATTGTTGTCACCATCAACCGCATCAATAACATACAATTTGTTGTTGGTTGATGTAATTGATCAAAGGCCTCCCCATCCTGAGAAGTCAGTTGCTGGGGAAATCATGTTAATCACAAAGTGGGCGCTTGAGTGTTTGAGCCAAAATCCACAATTTCGGCCAAGCATGCATCAAGTGTCTAAAGAACTCATGATGGGAAAATCACCTTTCTCTGATGACCACTTTCCCATGATCAGACTTGGACAACTCAATCAAGAATTATTGGAAGCTCCACTTGTGTGA